From one Leptospira licerasiae serovar Varillal str. VAR 010 genomic stretch:
- a CDS encoding flagellar filament outer layer protein FlaA: MGKKTYLLASVLFFLAITGTSGQQPAGGNQGGQGGQAPDPLEKIILENFEESEDWRAKSTSPLGETKTLKMVQRGLIRDVFDENTVPDNGGDQLEKNHILGIKTYYNDRGFDRVEVFPPHEYIVKGKARQISIWALGRKFRHTLFVKLRDYRGKTHNIRMGRLDYFGWRKLTATVPGFVPQSTRFALLDKNLRFVSIFVTSDVHEVGGSFYFYLDDLEVRADKSDTKYPGSEIKDNW; the protein is encoded by the coding sequence ATGGGGAAAAAGACGTACTTATTAGCTAGCGTTCTCTTTTTCTTGGCGATTACCGGAACTTCCGGTCAGCAGCCTGCGGGAGGGAACCAAGGCGGCCAGGGCGGCCAAGCACCGGATCCCCTCGAGAAAATTATACTCGAAAACTTCGAGGAGTCCGAAGACTGGAGAGCTAAGTCTACATCTCCCCTGGGAGAGACTAAAACTCTTAAGATGGTTCAAAGAGGTCTGATCCGTGACGTGTTCGACGAGAATACCGTTCCGGATAATGGTGGAGACCAATTAGAAAAGAACCATATCCTCGGGATCAAAACGTATTATAACGATAGAGGATTCGATCGTGTAGAAGTTTTCCCTCCTCACGAATATATCGTAAAAGGAAAAGCTCGCCAGATCTCAATTTGGGCTCTGGGAAGAAAATTCCGTCATACTCTATTCGTTAAACTGAGAGACTACAGAGGAAAAACCCATAATATCAGAATGGGTCGCTTGGATTATTTCGGTTGGAGAAAGTTAACTGCAACTGTTCCGGGATTCGTTCCTCAAAGTACCAGATTCGCACTATTGGACAAGAACCTAAGATTCGTCTCCATTTTCGTGACCTCTGATGTTCATGAAGTAGGTGGAAGCTTCTACTTTTATTTAGATGATTTAGAAGTTCGTGCCGATAAATCTGATACGAAGTATCCTGGTTCTGAAATTAAGGACAATTGGTGA
- a CDS encoding DNA-binding protein, with translation MDPEILTEKVATQNKKFLVDLKRNENGYYLKVSEWSNSKKSSIFIPAEGVGKMIEVLRKFQGLIQDGDITDIPPSQN, from the coding sequence TTGGACCCCGAAATCCTAACGGAGAAGGTCGCCACCCAGAACAAAAAGTTTCTGGTAGATCTAAAACGGAACGAGAACGGATACTACTTAAAAGTTTCCGAATGGTCCAATAGCAAAAAATCTTCCATATTCATTCCGGCAGAAGGTGTCGGAAAGATGATCGAGGTATTACGTAAATTCCAAGGCCTGATTCAGGATGGAGATATTACGGACATCCCTCCCTCTCAGAATTAG
- a CDS encoding LIC10775 family protein, whose protein sequence is MRSVSNIRPFFRILYIIKILYSIFLFIFFLPVAPVFAQEIDPLLRQPWFSDQEKKEELLYNRLQTAFRLSSHFVWKTDSRSRNYRFYKDGKVEMILDRNYKEVFPNRQELDLHYSEAESLQKHANPYSAIRLLKGSMYCYRLRYGKLVPEGYEKTAKLLGKFLDQYSHKEKELQRLTDPFGCWTPEVLKIRSADFAYSFDLPPDLTYLFPDEDREFSGEDSDYLWQVHRFYQNFPVEGGPSPFEKEYRKSNEGILFFRPDRIVFTIGTTLHFHPSIFNAQNYYLIWDSLRGINSRTMREWNYLRKKEGDLYRTSFDFVGEDGRKSQIIVLEKFYLRGTRGILFSLAYPSKLEALGTKIWSGFSSSIVVE, encoded by the coding sequence GTGAGATCCGTCTCCAATATAAGACCCTTTTTTCGCATCCTATATATTATAAAAATATTATATTCTATTTTTTTGTTTATCTTTTTTTTACCCGTCGCTCCGGTGTTTGCGCAAGAAATAGACCCGCTTCTACGCCAGCCTTGGTTTTCTGACCAAGAAAAAAAAGAAGAACTGCTATACAACAGGCTGCAAACTGCGTTTAGGCTAAGCTCTCATTTCGTTTGGAAAACCGACTCCAGATCTCGCAATTATCGTTTTTACAAAGACGGAAAAGTGGAAATGATCCTGGATCGGAATTACAAAGAAGTGTTTCCGAACAGACAAGAATTGGATCTACATTATAGCGAGGCGGAAAGTTTGCAAAAACATGCAAATCCATACTCCGCAATCCGCCTATTAAAAGGTTCCATGTACTGTTATCGTTTGCGATACGGAAAACTGGTACCGGAAGGTTATGAAAAAACGGCAAAACTTTTGGGAAAATTTTTAGACCAGTATTCTCATAAAGAAAAGGAGCTGCAAAGACTTACGGATCCATTTGGATGTTGGACACCTGAAGTTTTGAAGATCAGAAGTGCAGACTTTGCATATTCATTCGATCTACCTCCGGATCTAACTTATTTATTCCCTGATGAGGACAGAGAATTTTCCGGAGAAGATTCGGATTATCTTTGGCAAGTGCATAGATTCTACCAAAACTTTCCTGTGGAAGGAGGACCTTCTCCTTTCGAAAAGGAATATAGAAAGAGTAACGAAGGTATATTATTCTTCCGGCCGGATCGGATCGTATTCACGATTGGCACCACGCTTCATTTCCATCCTTCTATCTTTAACGCACAAAACTACTATCTTATATGGGACTCGCTCAGAGGGATCAATTCCAGGACTATGAGGGAATGGAATTATCTTCGTAAAAAAGAAGGGGATTTATATAGAACAAGTTTCGATTTTGTGGGAGAAGATGGCCGTAAAAGCCAAATAATCGTTTTGGAAAAATTTTACCTAAGAGGTACGAGAGGCATTCTATTCTCTTTAGCTTATCCCAGCAAATTAGAGGCCCTCGGCACAAAAATCTGGAGTGGATTTTCTTCCTCTATCGTCGTAGAATAG
- the radA gene encoding DNA repair protein RadA, translated as MKKKISKVFLCQSCGQEFSRWAGKCESCGKWNTIVEESGGDRFSSSPSYKKSAVYKEPVPIDSIPSDDTKRLSSGLSELDLVLGGGLVPGSLILVGGEPGVGKSTLILEISRSMISQGRKILYISGEESAAQVGLRAARMNVLSENLLLSSETYAENISAMVEDVAPDLVFVDSIQTLTREALPNQAGTVTQLRECTQVLLETAKRTGIPIVMTGHITKDGAIAGPKVLEHLVDTVLYFEGDKLNYFRLLRAVKNRFGAVGDLAVFEMLESGLKEVKDRQRVFISSLTEGKSGSVISSVVEGSRALSVEVQALVSRTNYSQARRMAEGPDTRRLILLAAVIEKYLGHTLSECDIFGNLAGGLQVDEPALDLAICASILSSYTERPVQSGFAVIGEVGLSGEVRSVGQVSLRLKELKGVGIETVFLPKGNLAELEKIPGMEIVGISALRELEGLFK; from the coding sequence TTGAAAAAGAAAATTTCCAAAGTCTTTCTTTGCCAATCCTGCGGACAGGAATTTTCCCGTTGGGCAGGTAAATGTGAATCCTGCGGTAAATGGAACACGATTGTGGAAGAATCGGGAGGGGATCGTTTTTCTTCTTCTCCCAGTTATAAAAAATCCGCGGTCTATAAAGAACCTGTTCCTATAGATTCCATTCCTTCGGACGATACAAAACGTCTGAGTTCAGGTCTTTCCGAATTGGATTTGGTTTTAGGCGGAGGACTTGTTCCGGGAAGTTTGATCTTAGTGGGCGGTGAACCTGGAGTAGGTAAGTCCACTCTCATCTTAGAGATCAGCCGAAGTATGATCTCTCAAGGAAGAAAAATATTATACATCTCCGGCGAGGAATCTGCGGCTCAAGTGGGACTAAGAGCTGCAAGGATGAATGTTCTATCGGAGAACCTTCTTCTTTCCTCCGAAACATATGCGGAAAATATTTCCGCAATGGTCGAGGATGTGGCCCCCGATCTAGTATTCGTAGATTCTATCCAAACTCTTACGAGAGAAGCTCTTCCAAATCAAGCGGGTACAGTCACACAATTAAGAGAATGTACGCAAGTTCTATTGGAAACAGCGAAGCGAACCGGAATCCCGATCGTAATGACGGGACATATCACCAAGGATGGTGCGATCGCAGGTCCTAAGGTATTGGAACATTTAGTCGATACGGTATTGTACTTCGAAGGGGACAAACTGAATTATTTCAGACTTCTTCGTGCCGTAAAGAACAGATTCGGCGCGGTTGGAGACCTTGCCGTTTTTGAAATGTTGGAATCCGGATTAAAAGAAGTAAAAGACAGACAAAGAGTATTTATCAGTTCTCTTACGGAAGGAAAAAGCGGTTCAGTCATCAGTTCCGTTGTAGAGGGAAGTAGAGCCCTCAGTGTAGAAGTCCAAGCCTTGGTGAGTCGGACCAATTATTCTCAAGCAAGAAGAATGGCGGAAGGTCCAGACACTCGTAGACTTATCCTGCTTGCTGCAGTCATCGAAAAATACTTAGGACATACATTATCGGAATGTGATATATTCGGGAACCTGGCAGGAGGATTGCAGGTGGATGAACCGGCACTCGATCTTGCGATCTGTGCTTCTATACTTTCCAGTTATACGGAAAGACCGGTCCAATCCGGTTTTGCTGTGATTGGAGAAGTAGGATTATCCGGAGAAGTCCGGTCCGTGGGACAGGTCTCTCTTCGTTTGAAAGAACTGAAAGGCGTAGGGATCGAAACAGTATTTCTTCCTAAAGGGAATCTGGCAGAACTTGAAAAAATCCCCGGAATGGAAATCGTAGGGATAAGCGCGTTAAGAGAGTTAGAGGGGCTCTTCAAGTGA
- a CDS encoding ribonuclease D, protein MASNRANNRPDLFPGDLSEERFKEYLEEDHLAVDCEMMGLNPRRDRLCVVQICDSKNRVSLVQILPDQKEAPLLKKLFENPDIIKVFHFARMDTLFLRYRLGILTKGVFCTKIGSKLARTYTDRHGLKDIIREFFDETLDKKNQSSDWGAKSLTKEQIEYASGDVLFLISLSQKLTQILIREGRYELAQEAFQCLPVFNKIDWLQMENLFEH, encoded by the coding sequence ATGGCATCTAACCGCGCGAACAATAGACCGGATCTATTTCCGGGGGATCTTTCCGAAGAAAGATTCAAAGAATACTTAGAAGAAGATCATTTGGCAGTAGATTGCGAAATGATGGGTTTAAACCCGAGAAGAGATCGTCTTTGCGTGGTTCAGATCTGCGATTCTAAAAATAGGGTGAGCCTGGTGCAAATTTTGCCGGACCAAAAAGAGGCCCCTTTACTCAAAAAATTATTTGAAAATCCCGATATTATAAAAGTATTCCATTTTGCTCGTATGGATACTCTATTCTTGAGATATAGACTTGGGATCTTGACCAAGGGAGTTTTCTGCACTAAGATCGGATCCAAACTTGCTCGCACATATACCGACAGACATGGTCTGAAAGATATCATCAGAGAATTTTTCGACGAGACCTTGGACAAAAAAAACCAGTCCTCCGATTGGGGAGCAAAAAGTTTAACTAAAGAACAGATCGAATATGCGTCGGGAGATGTTTTGTTCCTGATCTCTCTTTCCCAAAAACTCACTCAGATACTCATCCGAGAAGGAAGATACGAACTCGCTCAAGAAGCCTTCCAATGCCTTCCCGTATTCAATAAGATCGATTGGCTCCAAATGGAGAATTTATTCGAACATTGA
- a CDS encoding glycoside hydrolase family 36 protein, with protein MKAVLRTRIYEEEQKSQFEFPAGRAETKSDCGNYKFSFKLVKSQGKSTYAPVLEWIAERRPPAGLELLTLEWELPSHGIKEGRIFRHGYQSWSLSASENLEDADISPKLGFLQFSQENIYSEHEGEEGNWISEAYVILLPKNEDPKFFAGAVSKGEEGVKFKILTSTSSKKAGENFFSGDIRVVYDFYRFEDFKGNKLPLTQIRISKFAGDEAIFIKNYFSELAKNLKVKLPETQVPTGWCSWYHYYTKISEKIILQNLKELRSKNLGLKVFQIDDGYQAEIGDWLETNDRFPGGMGLLAEAIRSEKLLPGIWLAPFLVRKKSKFFQKFPEAVLKDRDGNPVPALWNPNWGVDYTYCLDVTHPASKEFIATVFKTIVKEYGYKYLKLDFLYSALLPGWTYDRNLSPHTRYAEAIKFIRKVVGKDIFILGCGAPMLPSIGLFDAMRISCDVAPFWYREKSRILVKDRNGLCTERALINDITRASMHRTLWLNDPDCLLVRKKKNSMTEAQTKIMASIMSVSGGMLFVSDDLSLVNEDRLELLQKSLALQSKCRSKTPLPVGLGTEFFPNALYNPSGYLGIWNPSDEKKEISLSLFFPWDKKNSIDYWTGKKPESLEIDSRKKILKIEMEPWSTVVLHSGKQS; from the coding sequence ATGAAAGCAGTTTTGCGAACCCGTATCTATGAAGAAGAACAAAAATCTCAATTCGAGTTTCCGGCTGGAAGAGCGGAGACCAAGAGCGATTGCGGGAATTATAAGTTTTCCTTTAAACTAGTCAAATCCCAGGGCAAATCGACATACGCTCCCGTTTTAGAATGGATAGCGGAAAGAAGACCTCCCGCAGGTCTGGAACTTTTGACCCTGGAATGGGAACTTCCTTCTCATGGAATCAAAGAAGGTAGGATCTTTAGACATGGATACCAGTCCTGGAGCCTTTCCGCTTCCGAAAATTTAGAAGACGCGGATATTTCTCCTAAATTAGGATTTTTACAATTCTCCCAAGAAAATATTTATTCAGAACATGAAGGAGAAGAAGGTAACTGGATCTCGGAAGCCTATGTTATCTTATTACCTAAGAACGAAGATCCCAAATTTTTTGCAGGAGCAGTTTCCAAAGGAGAAGAAGGAGTAAAGTTTAAAATACTGACTTCTACTTCTTCCAAAAAAGCAGGAGAGAATTTTTTCAGCGGAGATATTCGAGTGGTATACGATTTTTATCGCTTCGAAGATTTTAAAGGAAATAAACTACCCCTCACACAGATCCGTATTTCCAAGTTCGCGGGAGACGAAGCGATCTTTATCAAAAATTATTTTTCGGAACTTGCAAAAAATCTAAAAGTAAAACTTCCGGAAACTCAAGTGCCTACGGGTTGGTGTTCTTGGTATCATTACTATACTAAAATTTCGGAAAAGATCATTTTACAAAACTTAAAAGAACTTAGATCCAAAAATTTAGGATTAAAAGTTTTCCAAATAGACGACGGTTACCAAGCGGAGATCGGAGACTGGTTAGAAACAAACGATCGTTTTCCAGGCGGAATGGGTCTACTCGCAGAAGCGATCCGTTCCGAAAAATTACTCCCAGGGATATGGCTTGCCCCGTTCTTAGTTCGTAAAAAATCCAAATTTTTCCAAAAATTCCCCGAAGCGGTTTTAAAAGACAGGGATGGGAATCCGGTCCCTGCACTTTGGAATCCGAATTGGGGAGTGGATTATACTTATTGTTTAGATGTAACGCATCCAGCCTCCAAGGAATTTATAGCCACGGTTTTCAAAACCATCGTAAAAGAATACGGATACAAATACCTAAAATTAGACTTCTTGTATTCGGCATTATTGCCTGGCTGGACTTACGATCGTAACCTATCACCTCATACTCGTTATGCGGAAGCCATAAAATTCATTCGAAAAGTGGTCGGAAAAGATATATTCATTCTGGGTTGTGGAGCACCAATGCTTCCTTCTATCGGACTATTCGATGCGATGAGAATTTCCTGCGATGTGGCGCCTTTCTGGTACAGAGAAAAATCCAGGATCTTAGTAAAGGATCGAAACGGACTCTGCACCGAAAGAGCTCTTATCAACGATATTACCAGAGCTTCTATGCACAGAACGCTTTGGCTGAACGATCCGGATTGTCTTTTGGTCCGCAAAAAGAAAAACAGCATGACCGAAGCACAAACTAAGATTATGGCAAGCATCATGTCCGTCTCCGGAGGAATGTTATTCGTTTCGGACGATCTATCTCTGGTTAACGAAGATCGTTTGGAATTATTACAAAAAAGTTTGGCGCTCCAATCCAAGTGTAGGAGTAAAACTCCTCTTCCTGTGGGACTCGGGACTGAGTTTTTCCCGAACGCTCTCTACAATCCTTCCGGCTATTTAGGGATTTGGAATCCAAGCGACGAGAAAAAAGAGATATCTCTTTCCTTATTCTTCCCTTGGGACAAAAAGAATTCCATAGATTATTGGACCGGAAAAAAACCTGAGTCTTTGGAAATAGATTCCCGTAAAAAAATTCTCAAAATTGAAATGGAACCTTGGTCCACGGTGGTCCTACATTCCGGAAAACAAAGTTGA
- a CDS encoding putative lipoprotein has protein sequence MKFFHKILGAGFLTFGILLSQNCFIDSISNSLSKSSDSLQSISNAVVSVVSSVSSSSKDEAAEKKGYKRDVENLTAFYLQTGSTRSSEFESDLAELASKNGVINWKNSESTYVSIGRGLKKAGVSEEGFKNFAANVNFKPPIVKALERGYLSL, from the coding sequence ATGAAATTTTTTCACAAAATTCTGGGAGCGGGTTTCCTAACATTCGGGATCCTACTCTCCCAAAATTGTTTTATAGATTCCATTTCAAATTCACTTTCTAAATCTTCGGATTCACTACAAAGTATTTCCAATGCTGTGGTATCCGTAGTTTCTTCCGTTTCCTCCTCTTCCAAGGACGAGGCTGCGGAAAAAAAAGGATATAAAAGAGATGTGGAAAATCTTACCGCTTTCTATCTACAGACCGGATCCACTCGTTCTTCCGAATTCGAATCCGATCTCGCGGAACTCGCTTCTAAAAACGGAGTGATCAACTGGAAAAATTCGGAGAGCACTTATGTTTCCATCGGAAGAGGACTCAAAAAAGCCGGAGTTAGCGAAGAAGGTTTTAAAAACTTTGCTGCTAACGTAAATTTCAAACCGCCAATTGTAAAAGCTTTGGAAAGAGGTTATCTTTCCCTTTAA
- a CDS encoding SpoIIE family protein phosphatase, translating into MTSITIKPEILIIDDDRDVGEALEILLSKLGYNSTFFDSVEKGKEYFEKETNPIVFLDIHMPKTSGLDVLPYFKNLNPGTQVIMMTGERDINNVVTSLTHKASDFLLKPFSLQTVRIAVQRALDYYTLLKEKEARDENILRDLRLASKIQKKILSVPVISPLEVAVDNTPASFVSGDFYVLSKIDNKVMVLLGDIEDHGVTSGLIGLLMTSIAREAYKENQDPSHVLKRMNLELAQEIGTHSLTAAVAVIDLGKKTICYARGGHPFPVLYQAAGQKLLNEKSGQLLGIMDALEFESHEIPYESGDVLFLYSDGLLNSLSSPLFKELEDIRKKGLSIEDYQEAIRTFSKVSLPTREFRDDSSYLLLRL; encoded by the coding sequence ATGACATCAATTACGATTAAGCCCGAAATTCTGATCATAGACGACGATCGGGACGTAGGAGAAGCTCTGGAAATTCTTCTCTCGAAATTAGGTTACAATTCTACTTTTTTCGATTCTGTGGAGAAGGGTAAGGAATATTTCGAAAAAGAGACCAATCCGATCGTATTCTTAGACATCCATATGCCGAAGACCAGCGGGTTGGACGTCCTACCTTATTTCAAAAATTTGAATCCTGGCACCCAAGTGATCATGATGACCGGAGAAAGGGATATAAATAATGTAGTAACCTCCCTTACTCATAAGGCTTCCGATTTTCTTTTAAAACCGTTCTCGCTCCAGACTGTCCGTATCGCAGTCCAAAGAGCATTGGATTATTATACTTTGCTAAAGGAGAAGGAAGCAAGGGACGAAAATATCCTTCGAGATCTGAGGCTTGCCTCTAAAATCCAAAAAAAGATCCTTTCTGTTCCGGTAATTTCTCCACTGGAAGTGGCGGTGGACAATACTCCTGCGTCCTTTGTGAGCGGAGACTTTTATGTTCTTTCTAAAATTGATAACAAGGTAATGGTCCTGCTTGGAGATATCGAGGATCACGGAGTGACTTCTGGACTCATCGGACTCCTTATGACTAGTATCGCTAGAGAAGCGTATAAGGAGAACCAGGATCCTTCTCATGTTCTAAAAAGAATGAATTTAGAACTTGCCCAAGAAATCGGGACTCATAGTCTTACTGCTGCAGTTGCAGTGATCGATCTTGGAAAAAAGACGATCTGTTATGCCAGGGGAGGTCATCCTTTTCCTGTTTTGTATCAGGCCGCCGGACAAAAACTTCTGAATGAAAAGTCAGGACAGCTACTTGGGATTATGGACGCTCTTGAATTCGAGTCGCACGAAATTCCTTACGAATCAGGAGACGTTTTATTCTTATACAGCGACGGTTTGTTAAACAGTCTTTCCAGCCCTCTATTCAAAGAGCTGGAGGATATCCGCAAAAAAGGTCTAAGCATAGAAGATTACCAAGAAGCAATCCGCACTTTTAGCAAAGTAAGTTTGCCTACTAGAGAATTTAGGGATGATTCCAGCTATCTACTTCTGAGGCTCTAA
- a CDS encoding histone deacetylase — protein MDLGPHVFPARKYAMIYNQVKEDPKLSSLPALQPAPVGEEELSLVHTPEFISDFMNLRYTDRTMYSELPLNQTMVRSFCLGVGGTILATEMTENYKYVYHIGGGFHHSMPDRAEGFCYLNDAAIAAKLYLQKHPERKVLFIDLDLHQGNGNAKIFHGDPSVWTFSMHQEDLYPKKEKSNLDVPLDKGANDKTYLSSLEQGLEKIRKEFKPDLIYYFAGADPFEDDSLGDLKLTFDGLKARDKMVKTFADSLDIPVVVMPAGGYARNFHDTVRIHFNTIRVFASLI, from the coding sequence ATGGACCTTGGTCCCCACGTATTCCCCGCACGTAAATACGCAATGATATACAATCAAGTCAAGGAAGATCCTAAACTTTCTTCTTTGCCTGCCCTTCAGCCGGCCCCGGTTGGAGAGGAAGAATTAAGCCTAGTCCATACTCCGGAATTCATTTCCGATTTTATGAATTTGCGATATACGGACCGGACCATGTATTCGGAACTTCCCCTCAACCAAACCATGGTCAGGAGTTTTTGTTTAGGAGTGGGAGGGACCATTCTTGCGACAGAGATGACCGAAAATTATAAATATGTGTACCATATCGGCGGCGGTTTTCACCATAGTATGCCGGATCGTGCGGAAGGTTTTTGTTATTTGAACGACGCCGCAATCGCTGCGAAACTATATCTGCAAAAACATCCGGAACGAAAGGTTTTATTTATCGATCTAGATCTTCACCAAGGGAATGGGAACGCTAAAATTTTTCACGGAGACCCTTCCGTTTGGACTTTTTCCATGCACCAAGAAGATTTATATCCTAAAAAAGAGAAGTCCAATCTGGATGTACCTTTGGATAAAGGGGCTAATGATAAAACTTATCTTTCAAGTTTGGAACAAGGACTAGAGAAGATCCGAAAGGAATTCAAACCGGATCTGATCTATTATTTCGCTGGTGCGGATCCTTTCGAGGATGATTCTCTTGGGGATCTTAAGCTTACTTTTGATGGGTTGAAGGCAAGAGATAAGATGGTGAAAACTTTTGCGGATTCTTTGGATATTCCTGTGGTAGTTATGCCTGCAGGCGGTTACGCAAGAAATTTCCATGACACTGTACGTATCCATTTTAATACGATCAGGGTTTTCGCTTCTTTAATTTAA
- the pyk gene encoding pyruvate kinase, whose amino-acid sequence MFSPEKKTKMVCTIGPSSSDENIITSLLRAGMDIARMNFSHGTHEVHKKVFETLRKCESDSGVPLGIMADLQGPKIRTGKLRVPQIELEKGNKIRLLPDAEYLGDSEAIGTTYPAMIEDLRSGDKLLVDDGKLVLEVESKSSKEALLKVIIGGILKSNKGINLPGTPISAPALSEKDLQDLKFALNLGVDYVALSFVRRASDLELAREMMRGTQTGLIAKIERPEAIRNIDEILEAADGIMIARGDLGVEVETERVPVLQKELIYKANRAGKPVITATQMLESMVDNPRPTRAEASDVANAVMDGTDAVMLSGESASGKYPVESAEMMAKILRETENLDRIYEIHWNLKKSELEIERAALGSAAREIAHSINAKAIVNFTRSGYSALITSEMRPKVPILSFTPYLATARKMKLYRGVQPYVMPFMETFFDMIRYMETKLPEDGMLTAGDIVVILSGAPGGEAKSVDFLQIYKIR is encoded by the coding sequence ATGTTTAGCCCGGAAAAAAAAACCAAAATGGTCTGCACCATCGGCCCTTCTTCCTCAGATGAAAATATTATCACTTCACTTCTCCGAGCCGGAATGGACATCGCGAGAATGAATTTCTCTCACGGCACTCACGAAGTTCACAAAAAAGTTTTCGAAACTTTGCGAAAATGTGAATCCGATTCCGGCGTTCCTTTAGGCATCATGGCGGATCTGCAAGGGCCAAAAATCAGGACCGGAAAACTCCGGGTTCCCCAAATCGAATTGGAAAAGGGAAACAAGATCAGACTTTTACCCGACGCGGAATACTTAGGGGACTCCGAGGCGATCGGCACTACCTACCCTGCCATGATAGAAGATCTTCGTTCGGGAGACAAACTATTAGTAGATGACGGTAAACTCGTACTAGAAGTCGAATCCAAATCAAGCAAAGAAGCTCTTTTAAAAGTTATAATCGGGGGAATTCTAAAAAGCAACAAAGGAATTAATTTACCGGGAACTCCTATCTCTGCGCCCGCACTTTCCGAAAAAGATCTGCAAGATCTTAAGTTTGCGTTAAATTTAGGAGTGGATTACGTCGCATTAAGTTTCGTAAGACGAGCTTCCGACCTAGAACTTGCTAGAGAAATGATGAGAGGGACCCAAACCGGGCTCATCGCCAAAATAGAAAGACCGGAAGCGATCCGCAATATTGACGAAATTTTAGAAGCAGCTGACGGGATCATGATCGCAAGAGGAGATTTAGGAGTAGAAGTGGAAACAGAAAGAGTTCCGGTTTTACAAAAAGAACTCATCTATAAGGCGAACAGAGCAGGCAAACCGGTAATCACCGCCACCCAAATGTTGGAATCCATGGTGGATAATCCAAGACCTACTAGAGCGGAAGCAAGCGATGTCGCAAACGCAGTCATGGATGGAACGGACGCCGTCATGTTATCCGGAGAATCCGCGAGCGGAAAATATCCTGTGGAATCCGCAGAAATGATGGCGAAGATCCTAAGAGAAACGGAAAACTTAGATCGGATTTACGAGATCCATTGGAATTTAAAAAAATCCGAATTAGAAATAGAAAGAGCGGCGCTTGGTTCTGCCGCTAGAGAGATCGCTCATAGTATCAACGCGAAAGCGATCGTGAATTTTACGAGAAGCGGATATTCGGCTCTTATTACTTCAGAGATGAGACCTAAGGTCCCTATTCTTTCCTTTACTCCTTATTTGGCGACTGCAAGAAAAATGAAATTATACCGAGGAGTACAACCTTATGTAATGCCGTTTATGGAAACTTTTTTCGACATGATCCGCTATATGGAGACTAAACTTCCGGAAGATGGAATGCTGACCGCGGGAGATATAGTTGTTATTCTTTCCGGTGCGCCGGGCGGAGAAGCTAAGTCCGTGGACTTTTTACAAATTTATAAAATACGATAA
- a CDS encoding mechanosensitive ion channel family protein, protein MEEILRLLNPISLLDTKERTITEEFVLVVYFILTLVIVYKTFVLSFDRISPPADNSVRYNRRRVTRILFVVVGAVSLLPVIFSGLSYLPTVMGLAGAGIVISLKDITLNYVGWLLIHGSNGFEVGDRIEIEGVKGDVVNIGINRFTLMELSQDPKSEQSTNRLVHLPNHTIILHKVYVVKEKLGFVWDEFRIKIPHGSDWEAAEKILNGILKNGSVIDQHKIDYSVRELSKNYLVRLGKTTPIVYIGLEEGGVLFSLRYLTHIKEKRNQKARISREVLKEFAEAGIRIL, encoded by the coding sequence ATGGAAGAAATATTACGACTCTTAAATCCGATTTCCCTTCTGGATACGAAGGAAAGAACCATCACGGAAGAGTTCGTTCTTGTCGTATATTTTATCCTTACCTTAGTGATCGTTTATAAAACTTTCGTTTTGAGTTTCGACAGAATCAGTCCTCCAGCGGATAATTCTGTCAGATACAATCGCAGAAGAGTGACTAGGATCTTATTCGTGGTTGTGGGAGCAGTGTCCCTTCTTCCCGTAATTTTTTCCGGACTATCTTATCTTCCTACTGTGATGGGGCTTGCGGGAGCGGGTATCGTAATCTCCTTAAAGGATATCACTTTAAATTATGTGGGCTGGTTGTTGATACACGGCAGTAACGGTTTTGAAGTAGGAGATCGGATCGAGATAGAGGGTGTGAAAGGGGATGTGGTTAATATAGGTATCAATCGATTCACTCTCATGGAATTAAGCCAGGATCCTAAATCGGAACAATCCACGAATCGTTTAGTACATCTTCCGAATCATACGATCATTCTTCATAAAGTATATGTAGTTAAGGAAAAATTAGGATTTGTTTGGGACGAGTTTAGGATTAAAATCCCTCACGGTTCCGATTGGGAAGCAGCGGAAAAAATTTTGAACGGTATCCTGAAGAACGGATCGGTGATAGACCAACATAAGATCGATTATTCTGTGAGAGAACTCTCTAAGAATTACCTGGTTCGCTTAGGTAAAACGACGCCTATCGTTTATATCGGTTTGGAAGAAGGAGGAGTATTATTCTCCCTTCGATATCTGACCCATATTAAGGAAAAAAGAAACCAAAAGGCAAGGATCTCCAGAGAAGTCCTGAAAGAATTTGCCGAAGCTGGGATCCGTATTCTTTAA